A single window of Hymenobacter sp. APR13 DNA harbors:
- the gldJ gene encoding gliding motility lipoprotein GldJ, whose amino-acid sequence MNFSKYLRFAVVGACALASCKSGPPTATKPGKYSSTTGIDYNTEEGMKVADYAGIPEGPGLIFIEGGRTVLGSQEEDVTMTHDNVERTVTIASFYMDEAEVANIHWLEYLHFIRKDSSEEFYQSALPDTTVWARELSFNDPYVDYYLRYPGFRFFPVVGVSWLQANDYCTWRTSKVNETLAGNSEESSGGGGLFKRKKKGDAAEGTDAEGKPRISIENGNTLPNYRLPTEAEWEYAAQALIGTQETGNENQENKRIYPWDGRQVRNPYGGKMGQFLANFKRGRGDYAGIAGSLNDGAMITEYIYAYPPNDYGLYNMSGNVNEWVQDIYRPLSFEDVEDLNPFRRNGFLDPSEKYDKKGYQSLIDDHVRVYKGGSWRDVAYWLSPGTRRFMAEDSATATIGFRCAMINAGSNK is encoded by the coding sequence ATGAATTTTTCCAAGTACCTGCGTTTTGCGGTCGTAGGAGCCTGCGCTTTGGCTTCCTGCAAAAGCGGTCCGCCGACTGCTACTAAACCCGGTAAGTATAGCTCCACTACGGGCATCGATTATAACACCGAGGAAGGGATGAAAGTGGCGGATTACGCCGGCATTCCCGAAGGCCCGGGCCTTATCTTTATTGAAGGTGGCCGTACCGTACTCGGCTCGCAGGAAGAGGACGTGACGATGACCCACGACAACGTGGAGCGCACCGTAACCATCGCCTCGTTCTACATGGACGAAGCCGAAGTAGCCAACATCCACTGGCTGGAGTATCTGCACTTTATCCGCAAGGACTCGTCGGAGGAATTCTACCAGTCGGCCCTGCCCGACACCACCGTGTGGGCCCGTGAGCTGTCGTTCAACGACCCATATGTAGACTACTACCTGCGCTACCCCGGCTTCCGCTTCTTCCCCGTGGTGGGCGTGAGCTGGCTGCAGGCCAACGACTACTGCACGTGGCGGACGTCGAAGGTGAATGAAACGCTGGCCGGCAACTCGGAAGAGAGCAGCGGCGGCGGTGGCCTGTTCAAGCGTAAGAAGAAAGGTGACGCCGCTGAAGGCACCGATGCGGAAGGCAAGCCCCGTATTTCCATCGAAAACGGCAACACGCTGCCCAACTACCGCCTGCCTACTGAGGCAGAGTGGGAGTACGCCGCGCAGGCCCTCATCGGCACGCAGGAAACCGGCAACGAAAACCAGGAAAACAAGCGCATCTACCCATGGGATGGCCGCCAGGTGCGGAACCCGTATGGTGGCAAGATGGGCCAGTTCCTCGCTAACTTCAAGCGTGGCCGTGGTGACTATGCCGGTATTGCCGGTTCGCTCAACGATGGCGCCATGATTACGGAGTACATCTACGCCTATCCACCGAACGACTACGGCCTGTACAACATGTCGGGCAACGTGAACGAGTGGGTGCAGGACATCTACCGCCCGCTCTCGTTTGAGGACGTGGAAGATCTGAACCCCTTCCGCCGCAACGGCTTCCTCGATCCATCGGAGAAGTACGACAAGAAAGGCTACCAGTCGCTGATCGACGACCACGTACGCGTGTACAAAGGCGGCTCGTGGCGCGATGTAGCCTACTGGCTGTCGCCCGGCACGCGCCGCTTCATGGCTGAGGACTCGGCTACGGCCACCATCGGCTTCCGCTGCGCCATGATCAACGCCGGCTCGAACAAGTAA
- a CDS encoding carboxymuconolactone decarboxylase family protein — MSQVTEFNEYRQRMNEKIMAADNKVIKRFFNLDTNTYQAGAVDVKTKEMLGLACSMVLRCDDCIKYHLGKCFEEKLTDEEIYEVFAIANLIGGSIVIPHFRRAVEYWEILKTEAVEAAPEHHHEA, encoded by the coding sequence ATGTCGCAAGTCACCGAATTCAACGAGTACCGCCAGCGCATGAACGAGAAGATTATGGCGGCCGACAACAAGGTCATCAAGCGCTTCTTCAATCTCGACACCAACACCTACCAGGCCGGCGCCGTGGACGTGAAAACCAAGGAAATGCTGGGTTTGGCCTGCTCCATGGTGCTGCGCTGCGACGACTGCATCAAGTACCACCTCGGCAAGTGCTTCGAGGAAAAGCTCACCGACGAGGAAATCTATGAGGTGTTTGCCATTGCCAACCTCATCGGTGGCAGCATCGTGATTCCGCACTTCCGCCGGGCCGTGGAGTACTGGGAGATCCTGAAAACGGAGGCCGTGGAAGCTGCGCCCGAACACCACCACGAGGCATGA
- a CDS encoding ComF family protein, with translation MRATTATILADFWGLIFPRVCLGCQEPLARGEDHLCTSCRAQLPYTDYHLLPPADNPLARRFWGKLPVRHALSYLRFLRRGRVQHLLHQLKYQGQRDVGLALGRWYGHDLAAAGFTFDLIVPVPLHPRKLAKRGFNQSDPFAEGLAEALHTPWHAAALRRTAHTDSQTRKNRVQRWQNVAEVFEVADAMAIQGKHVLVVDDVLTTGATLEACAAALLAAGATEVSIATIACADR, from the coding sequence ATGCGTGCCACCACCGCTACCATCCTCGCCGATTTCTGGGGCCTGATTTTTCCGCGCGTGTGCCTGGGCTGCCAAGAGCCGCTGGCCCGCGGCGAAGACCACCTCTGCACCAGTTGCCGCGCCCAGCTTCCCTACACCGACTACCACCTGCTGCCCCCGGCCGACAACCCGCTGGCCCGCCGCTTCTGGGGCAAGCTGCCCGTGCGCCACGCCTTGAGCTACCTGCGGTTTCTGCGGCGCGGCCGGGTGCAGCACCTGCTCCACCAGCTCAAGTACCAGGGCCAGCGCGACGTGGGCCTGGCCCTGGGCCGCTGGTACGGCCATGACCTGGCCGCCGCCGGCTTCACCTTCGACCTGATTGTGCCCGTGCCGCTGCACCCGCGCAAGCTGGCCAAGCGCGGCTTCAACCAGTCCGACCCGTTTGCCGAAGGCCTAGCCGAAGCCCTGCACACGCCTTGGCACGCCGCTGCCCTGCGCCGCACCGCCCACACCGATTCCCAGACCCGCAAAAACCGCGTGCAGCGCTGGCAGAACGTCGCCGAGGTATTCGAAGTAGCCGACGCAATGGCCATTCAGGGCAAGCACGTGCTGGTAGTAGACGACGTGCTGACCACCGGCGCCACCCTCGAAGCCTGCGCCGCGGCGCTGCTGGCCGCCGGCGCCACCGAGGTCAGCATCGCCACCATCGCCTGTGCGGATCGCTGA
- a CDS encoding PorP/SprF family type IX secretion system membrane protein, translating to MTGLFRCKIRGRSGRFRRPLLAAAAAVVALPAAAQDLYFAQPYANRLHQNPAFAGLLDDASITLSYRNQFPTLAGTFTTSQLAADYRLKDQHNSIGLLLNHDRTGGLGYTRFEVGGLYAYQTRLTKALSFSGGLRASYGNQRISYGNLVFGDQLSEDGTTAPVTAEPLDFNPVSYLSVGTGVLLYSENFWVSVAGHHLNQPDLGFRTQGTLPIRYELSTGYKHYFLQRTTRQQTREISVTPTAHYVRQGGSERAEAGLYATVTPLTLGAVYRGIPLPGAPRPQQILTALAGVSVGSFRVGYAYDVALSSLSADLGGAHEITLTLRAFDSLDAAWRRLKRRNSPAPPWPSF from the coding sequence ATGACAGGGCTATTCCGATGCAAAATCAGGGGCCGTTCCGGCCGCTTCCGCCGGCCGCTGCTGGCGGCGGCGGCTGCCGTAGTGGCGCTGCCCGCCGCCGCGCAGGACCTGTACTTTGCCCAGCCCTACGCCAACCGCCTGCACCAGAATCCCGCTTTCGCCGGCCTTCTCGACGATGCCAGCATCACGCTCAGCTACCGCAACCAGTTCCCCACGCTGGCCGGCACCTTCACCACCAGCCAGCTCGCCGCCGACTACCGCCTCAAGGACCAGCATAATTCCATCGGCCTGCTGCTCAACCACGACCGGACCGGCGGCCTGGGCTACACCCGCTTCGAGGTGGGCGGCCTCTATGCTTACCAGACCCGCCTCACCAAAGCGCTGTCCTTTAGCGGCGGCCTGCGCGCCAGCTACGGCAACCAGCGCATCAGCTACGGCAACCTCGTCTTCGGCGACCAGCTTTCCGAAGACGGCACCACGGCCCCTGTCACCGCCGAGCCGCTCGATTTCAACCCCGTCAGCTACCTGAGCGTGGGTACGGGCGTGCTGCTCTACTCCGAGAACTTCTGGGTATCGGTGGCCGGCCACCACCTCAACCAGCCCGACCTCGGGTTCCGCACCCAGGGCACGCTGCCCATCCGCTACGAGCTCAGCACCGGCTACAAGCACTACTTCCTGCAACGCACCACGCGCCAGCAAACCCGCGAAATAAGTGTCACGCCCACCGCGCATTACGTGCGGCAGGGCGGCTCCGAGCGGGCCGAAGCCGGATTGTACGCAACCGTGACGCCGCTCACGCTGGGCGCCGTCTACCGCGGCATTCCGCTGCCCGGCGCCCCACGCCCGCAGCAGATTCTGACGGCCCTGGCGGGCGTCAGCGTGGGCAGCTTCCGGGTTGGATATGCTTACGACGTGGCGCTGAGCAGCTTGAGTGCCGATTTGGGCGGCGCGCATGAAATAACCCTGACCCTGCGGGCGTTTGATTCGCTGGATGCTGCTTGGCGTCGCCTCAAACGTCGAAATTCCCCGGCGCCTCCTTGGCCATCGTTCTGA